One Maribacter cobaltidurans genomic window carries:
- a CDS encoding monoheme cytochrome C, with protein sequence MNRKPIHTYLAIAALILISMGVIFLFIRDSEVVTNANPELIDNEVESQNTIVDGIHVSTGLIEGEGLEEVVTNCTTCHSSKLIIQNRMTKEQWNATIRWMQETQGLWDLGDNQKIIVDYLTTNYPVFKKGRRAVLEDIEWYTLEGK encoded by the coding sequence ATGAATAGAAAACCGATACATACCTATTTAGCCATTGCGGCGCTAATACTCATTTCCATGGGTGTGATTTTTTTGTTTATAAGGGACTCTGAGGTTGTAACCAATGCCAACCCCGAATTAATTGACAATGAAGTAGAAAGTCAAAATACTATTGTTGACGGAATACATGTTAGCACAGGATTGATAGAGGGAGAAGGTCTGGAAGAAGTTGTGACCAATTGTACCACATGCCATTCCTCCAAACTGATTATCCAGAATAGAATGACCAAAGAACAGTGGAATGCCACTATTCGATGGATGCAGGAAACTCAAGGTCTCTGGGATTTGGGAGATAATCAGAAAATAATCGTGGACTACTTGACTACAAATTACCCTGTTTTTAAGAAGGGGAGGAGGGCCGTGTTAGAAGATATTGAATGGTATACATTAGAAGGCAAATAA
- a CDS encoding sulfite oxidase, giving the protein MKRRNFVKKTGLGGLSAIVFSDIVYRNLMPKDYVPLAFQDPNPFKMFNKDPEMVLLNDKPWNMEARAHLLNDEITPNKYMFIRNNGIIPENIDVSTWTLKIDGESVKQEKTYTLGELKSKFPNYTYQLTLECGGNGRSEFNPPAKGNQWTIGAVSCAAWTGVRLRDVLEDVGIKPDAVYIGYHGADIHLSRNPNKESISRGAPMSKALQNETLLAFAMNGEDIPLAHGYPLRLVAGGWPASVSGKWINRISVRNKIHDGEKMGGSSYRVPCETVAPGETVADENMCIIESMPVKSLITSPKSGAIITMDTAFHISGHAWAGEFEVQKMECSIDFGTSWHTCNLKPPVNRLAWQHFDRLIKFPKKGYYEVWARATDSEGNKQPMVLPGWNPKGYLNNACHRIAVKVV; this is encoded by the coding sequence TTGAAAAGAAGGAATTTCGTAAAAAAGACCGGTCTCGGTGGATTGTCCGCAATAGTGTTCAGCGATATTGTCTACCGGAATTTAATGCCTAAAGACTATGTTCCGTTGGCCTTCCAAGACCCAAATCCATTTAAAATGTTCAATAAGGACCCGGAAATGGTCCTACTTAATGATAAACCTTGGAACATGGAGGCCAGGGCGCACCTTCTAAATGATGAAATTACCCCAAACAAATACATGTTCATTAGAAACAATGGAATCATTCCAGAGAACATTGATGTATCAACATGGACATTAAAGATTGACGGTGAGTCCGTAAAACAAGAGAAAACATATACACTTGGAGAATTAAAATCTAAATTTCCAAATTACACATATCAATTGACCTTGGAATGTGGGGGTAATGGGCGAAGTGAATTTAACCCACCTGCCAAAGGAAACCAATGGACAATAGGGGCTGTTTCCTGTGCAGCATGGACGGGAGTTAGGCTGCGCGATGTTTTAGAGGATGTTGGTATTAAACCAGATGCTGTTTATATTGGCTATCATGGTGCGGATATTCATCTCAGCAGAAACCCCAATAAAGAGTCCATATCAAGGGGAGCGCCTATGTCCAAGGCATTGCAAAATGAAACACTCTTGGCATTTGCCATGAATGGGGAAGATATTCCATTGGCACATGGCTACCCTTTAAGATTGGTCGCCGGGGGATGGCCGGCTTCTGTATCGGGTAAATGGATCAATAGAATCAGTGTTAGAAATAAAATCCACGATGGCGAAAAAATGGGGGGAAGCTCCTATCGTGTTCCCTGTGAAACCGTAGCTCCTGGAGAAACCGTGGCGGATGAAAATATGTGCATCATTGAGTCCATGCCCGTTAAGTCCTTGATAACTTCTCCTAAATCTGGAGCCATTATAACAATGGATACTGCATTTCACATTTCCGGACATGCCTGGGCGGGAGAATTTGAGGTTCAAAAAATGGAGTGTTCCATAGATTTTGGTACATCTTGGCATACGTGTAATTTAAAACCTCCCGTGAATCGTTTGGCCTGGCAACATTTTGACCGATTGATTAAATTTCCAAAAAAGGGATACTATGAGGTTTGGGCAAGGGCAACGGATAGTGAGGGCAATAAACAGCCCATGGTGCTACCTGGTTGGAATCCAAAAGGATATCTAAACAATGCCTGTCATAGAATTGCAGTAAAAGTAGTATAA